A single region of the Pseudalkalibacillus berkeleyi genome encodes:
- a CDS encoding M42 family metallopeptidase: MKKSINTTEIMELIRELVSIPSPSGNTDAVIQHVDEYFTKLNIETRRNHKGGLLITLPGQNNEQHRFLTAHVDTLGAMVKEIKPNGRLKLSMIGGFRWNHVEGEYCEVETSDHKKYSGTILMHQTSVHVYKDSGEAKRDENNIEIRLDERVTSIDDVKELGISVGDFVSFDPRVETTKSGFIKSRHLDDKASVAILMHVIKQLKEEGSSLPHTTHFLISNNEEIGYGGNSNIPVETEEYLAVDMGAIGDGQSTDEYTVSICAKDSSGPYHLGLRKHLENLAKKNEIEYKMDIYPYYGSDASAAIRAGFDIKHGLIGPGIDASHAFERTHETSLYHTGQLIYHYLKSDMKN; the protein is encoded by the coding sequence ATGAAGAAAAGCATCAATACTACAGAAATAATGGAATTAATCAGGGAGTTGGTATCCATTCCAAGTCCATCTGGTAATACCGACGCTGTGATTCAACACGTTGATGAATACTTTACAAAATTAAATATCGAGACTCGAAGAAATCATAAAGGTGGTCTATTAATCACCTTGCCAGGACAAAACAATGAGCAACATCGTTTTTTGACAGCACATGTAGATACACTAGGAGCGATGGTTAAGGAAATTAAGCCAAATGGTAGACTAAAGCTGTCAATGATAGGTGGATTTCGATGGAATCACGTTGAAGGTGAGTATTGTGAAGTAGAAACTTCAGATCATAAAAAATATAGCGGCACAATCTTAATGCATCAAACATCCGTCCATGTTTATAAAGATTCTGGTGAAGCGAAAAGGGATGAAAACAATATAGAGATTCGCTTGGACGAGCGGGTAACTTCAATTGATGACGTGAAGGAACTTGGAATTTCAGTAGGGGATTTCGTTTCGTTCGATCCTCGTGTAGAAACAACTAAGAGTGGTTTCATTAAATCCAGACATCTAGATGATAAGGCAAGCGTAGCGATATTGATGCATGTCATTAAACAGTTGAAAGAAGAGGGATCTTCTTTACCGCATACGACTCATTTCCTCATTTCTAATAATGAAGAAATCGGATATGGCGGAAATTCAAATATCCCAGTAGAAACTGAAGAATATTTAGCAGTTGATATGGGTGCGATCGGTGACGGACAATCAACAGATGAATATACCGTATCCATATGCGCGAAAGACTCAAGCGGCCCTTATCACCTAGGGTTAAGAAAACATCTAGAAAATCTGGCGAAAAAGAATGAAATTGAGTACAAAATGGACATCTACCCTTATTATGGTTCAGATGCCTCGGCTGCCATTCGTGCAGGATTTGATATAAAGCACGGATTAATCGGACCTGGAATCGATGCTTCTCATGCGTTTGAACGTACGCATGAAACTTCTCTCTATCATACAGGTCAATTAATTTATCATTATTTGAAATCTGATATGAAAAACTAA
- a CDS encoding phosphate ABC transporter ATP-binding protein, with protein sequence MDTKTVLKSERVTSDILSELTFELKDKQITTIIGPSGAGKSSLLLLLNRLKEPSSGTIHFKGQNIMGLPITKLRREIGMVFQSAHLFDGTTEENIEYGPQLHGKWDPSETKQLLDLVELPQSFLTRNVNSLSGGEQQRVAIARTLANKPSLLLLDEATSALDIKTADHIESVLAKLRDEKSMAILMVTHNLKQAKKISDQTFFIQNGRLVEKGPSTQLFHKPQTVELKQFLED encoded by the coding sequence ATGGATACAAAAACAGTTTTAAAATCTGAACGGGTTACTTCAGATATACTCTCTGAGCTCACATTTGAATTAAAGGATAAACAAATCACGACCATTATTGGGCCATCTGGTGCTGGTAAAAGTAGCCTATTGTTACTTCTGAATCGATTAAAGGAACCGTCTAGCGGGACGATTCATTTCAAAGGTCAAAATATAATGGGCCTACCAATTACAAAGCTTAGACGCGAAATCGGAATGGTATTTCAGTCTGCTCACCTATTTGACGGGACAACGGAAGAGAATATTGAGTATGGACCACAATTGCATGGGAAATGGGATCCATCTGAAACGAAACAATTGTTAGATCTGGTTGAACTGCCTCAGTCATTTCTTACAAGAAATGTGAACTCTCTATCAGGGGGAGAACAGCAAAGGGTTGCAATTGCGAGGACGCTGGCAAATAAACCGTCCCTCCTCTTACTTGATGAAGCGACAAGTGCTTTAGACATCAAAACGGCAGATCATATTGAATCCGTTTTAGCCAAATTGAGAGATGAAAAATCAATGGCGATCTTGATGGTTACTCATAACCTCAAGCAAGCAAAAAAGATAAGCGATCAAACCTTCTTCATACAAAATGGGAGACTCGTTGAAAAAGGGCCTTCTACACAACTGTTTCACAAGCCCCAAACGGTTGAACTCAAGCAATTTTTGGAGGATTAA
- a CDS encoding HIT domain-containing protein, whose amino-acid sequence MTSDFYCNEVLNGKTEIEQVYETEHTLAYYHTKPSYEVHIVAIPKKHIPSLTQIEKQDQRDFAELMDTVQIVAKQVEEKHGACRVITNLGRYQDSKHLHFHIVSGKKLI is encoded by the coding sequence TTGACGAGCGATTTTTATTGCAATGAAGTACTGAATGGAAAGACAGAAATTGAGCAAGTATACGAAACTGAACACACACTAGCTTATTACCACACTAAACCATCTTATGAAGTACATATTGTGGCAATCCCAAAAAAACATATTCCATCATTGACTCAGATTGAGAAACAAGATCAAAGGGATTTTGCTGAATTAATGGACACTGTACAAATCGTTGCGAAGCAGGTTGAGGAAAAGCATGGGGCATGTCGTGTGATAACGAATTTAGGGCGTTACCAAGATTCTAAGCACTTGCACTTTCATATCGTTTCAGGAAAGAAGTTGATATGA
- a CDS encoding LTA synthase family protein has product MLKNTLTKYQIIILTGVLLWIKSYLVYKISFDLKIENAVQELILLINPLSSVVFIMAFALFFSGRARNIATLILNLVASFVLFANMVYYRFFNDFITIPVLFQTSNMGDLGSSITSLIYPYDLLLFADLIFFAVFMKMRKLEAPKVSSKKIGIVFASSLIIFIVNVGIAETERPQLLTRSFDREMLIKNIGAYNYHAYDAIIQSKAKAQRALADGSEIADIENYVKADYKKPDPEMFGAAEGKNVVMVSMESIQNFVLDNDVEGNEITPFLNQLKEDKDTYYFPNFYHQTGQGKTSDSEFLLANSMYPLPSGAVFFTHSQNEYQASPETLKEKGYFTANLHANNKSFWNRDIMYNSLGYEKFYSLADYEVTPEQSIGWGLKDEFFFQQSVDHMKEMPEPYYTKFITLTNHFPFSLEKEDEFIPEWNSNDGTVNRYFTTVRYMDESVKMFFDSLKNEGMYEDTMFVLYGDHYGISENHNKAMGEYLGKEITPFESTQLQQVPLYIHIPGDGNGKVMDTVGGQVDLRPTIMHLLGIETKNSIQFGSDLFSKERQDFAVLRDGSFITKDHVYTDNTCYDKETGEPTEKSSCESFKEKAEKELDYSDRIIYGDLLRFFDPKTGQIKTDK; this is encoded by the coding sequence ATGTTGAAAAACACCCTTACAAAATACCAAATCATCATCTTAACAGGTGTTTTACTATGGATTAAATCGTATCTTGTTTACAAAATATCATTTGATTTAAAAATTGAAAATGCAGTTCAGGAACTTATTTTACTAATAAACCCATTAAGCTCAGTGGTATTCATTATGGCATTTGCCTTGTTTTTCTCCGGGCGTGCACGTAATATTGCCACTTTAATATTGAATTTAGTAGCGTCATTTGTACTGTTTGCGAATATGGTATACTACCGATTCTTTAATGACTTTATTACCATTCCGGTATTATTCCAGACTAGTAATATGGGCGACTTAGGAAGCAGTATTACATCATTAATTTACCCATATGACTTGCTCTTATTCGCTGATTTAATTTTCTTTGCAGTATTTATGAAAATGCGCAAATTAGAAGCACCGAAAGTTTCATCTAAGAAAATTGGAATTGTGTTTGCATCTAGTTTAATTATTTTTATCGTAAACGTTGGGATTGCGGAGACGGAACGTCCACAGTTGTTGACTCGTTCATTCGACCGTGAAATGTTAATCAAAAATATTGGGGCGTACAACTACCATGCATACGATGCAATTATTCAGTCAAAAGCGAAGGCACAACGAGCGCTTGCTGATGGTAGTGAAATTGCAGATATCGAGAACTATGTGAAAGCAGACTATAAGAAGCCAGACCCTGAAATGTTTGGTGCTGCGGAAGGTAAAAACGTTGTAATGGTTTCTATGGAGTCGATCCAGAATTTTGTGCTTGACAATGACGTAGAAGGCAATGAGATTACACCGTTCTTAAACCAACTGAAAGAGGATAAGGATACGTATTACTTCCCTAACTTCTACCATCAGACAGGACAAGGGAAAACTTCTGATTCAGAATTCTTATTAGCGAACTCAATGTATCCATTACCGAGTGGGGCAGTATTCTTCACTCATTCACAAAATGAATACCAAGCTTCACCTGAAACACTAAAGGAAAAAGGATACTTTACAGCAAATTTACACGCTAACAATAAGAGTTTCTGGAACCGTGACATCATGTATAATTCTCTTGGTTATGAGAAGTTTTATTCATTAGCTGATTATGAAGTTACACCAGAACAATCTATTGGTTGGGGATTGAAAGATGAATTCTTCTTCCAGCAATCTGTTGATCATATGAAGGAAATGCCTGAACCTTATTACACGAAGTTCATTACATTAACGAACCATTTCCCATTCAGTCTTGAAAAAGAAGATGAATTTATTCCTGAGTGGAACTCGAATGATGGTACTGTTAACCGTTATTTCACTACAGTTCGTTACATGGATGAATCTGTAAAAATGTTCTTCGATAGTTTGAAGAATGAAGGTATGTATGAGGACACGATGTTTGTACTTTATGGTGATCACTATGGTATTTCTGAGAACCATAATAAAGCAATGGGAGAATATCTCGGTAAAGAGATTACGCCATTCGAATCAACTCAATTACAACAAGTTCCATTGTATATCCACATTCCAGGTGATGGTAACGGGAAAGTAATGGATACAGTTGGTGGTCAAGTAGACCTTAGACCGACGATTATGCACTTGTTAGGTATTGAGACTAAGAATTCTATTCAATTCGGATCAGACTTGTTCTCTAAAGAACGTCAAGACTTTGCGGTATTACGTGATGGTAGCTTTATCACTAAAGATCATGTTTATACAGATAACACATGTTATGACAAAGAGACGGGCGAGCCGACTGAAAAGTCTTCTTGTGAATCATTTAAAGAGAAAGCTGAAAAAGAATTGGATTACTCCGATCGAATCATCTATGGAGATTTGTTACGATTCTTTGATCCTAAAACAGGCCAAATTAAAACAGATAAATAA
- a CDS encoding M24 family metallopeptidase yields the protein MNQRLEQFSNWLKETEQTFAFVHTSANVFYLSNFNCEPHERLLGLFVFPDQDPFLVCPGMEVSQVRDAGWKYDIIGHGDADQPWDLIHSALKKRGIDDAKQVSIEKETLSYGRAEQLMKRYPSVKFNNAEDKLNELRLIKDEEELAILRKAAELADFGVETGVNALREGCTEMEVLATIEYELKKKGIREMSFSTMVLFGEKSGQPHGNPGSRKLKKGDLVLFDLGVVLDGYCSDITRTVAFQEVNDKQKEIYDIVLKAQLLTLDISEPGTRLGDLDKKAREVITNAGYGEFFPHRIGHGIGIDVHEYPSMSEDNDHVLKTGMTYTIEPGIYLPEVGGVRIEDDVLVTKDGYETLTKYPKELQIVGN from the coding sequence TTGAATCAACGTCTCGAACAATTTTCAAACTGGTTGAAAGAAACGGAGCAAACATTTGCTTTTGTTCATACTTCAGCTAATGTGTTTTATTTATCAAACTTCAATTGTGAGCCTCATGAGCGTTTACTAGGACTTTTCGTATTTCCTGATCAAGATCCATTTCTTGTTTGTCCGGGTATGGAAGTTTCTCAAGTAAGAGATGCGGGTTGGAAGTATGATATTATCGGTCACGGTGATGCGGACCAGCCTTGGGATCTCATTCATTCGGCATTGAAGAAACGTGGCATTGATGATGCAAAGCAAGTTTCAATTGAGAAAGAAACCTTATCATATGGACGAGCAGAGCAATTGATGAAGAGATATCCTTCTGTCAAGTTCAACAACGCAGAAGATAAATTGAATGAACTTAGACTTATAAAAGATGAAGAAGAACTAGCCATCCTCAGAAAAGCTGCTGAACTAGCAGACTTCGGAGTCGAGACGGGCGTTAATGCGCTACGTGAGGGTTGTACCGAGATGGAGGTTCTAGCCACAATCGAATATGAACTAAAGAAAAAGGGTATTCGCGAAATGTCTTTCTCAACAATGGTTCTATTTGGTGAAAAGTCAGGACAACCTCATGGTAATCCGGGAAGCCGTAAACTTAAAAAAGGCGACCTTGTCTTATTTGATCTAGGTGTTGTCCTAGACGGGTATTGCTCTGACATCACACGTACGGTAGCTTTCCAAGAAGTAAATGATAAGCAAAAGGAAATTTATGATATCGTTCTTAAAGCACAACTACTTACTTTAGACATATCAGAGCCAGGAACACGACTTGGTGACCTCGACAAAAAAGCGCGTGAAGTGATTACAAATGCAGGGTACGGTGAATTCTTCCCTCATAGAATCGGACATGGAATTGGAATTGATGTCCACGAATATCCTTCTATGAGTGAGGATAATGATCACGTCCTTAAAACAGGAATGACTTATACCATTGAACCAGGTATCTACTTGCCAGAAGTCGGCGGTGTCCGTATAGAGGACGACGTGCTTGTCACAAAAGATGGTTATGAAACGTTAACGAAATATCCTAAGGAACTACAAATTGTAGGGAACTAA
- a CDS encoding ROK family glucokinase: protein MKERLSIGVDIGGTSIKLAVVDSRGNIVHKWNIRTDTSEKGRNISSDINATITETINQLNMSPSDIEGIGIGVPGFINIESGFIYGAINIGWENYPLKDDLEARSGYPVMIDNDANLAALGEMWKGAGNQVSNLICITLGTGIGGGIILNGQILHGVNGMAGEIGHITSIMENGAPCNCGKTGCLETIASATGISRIAAEGIDCNPDSALSKVLKENGQITSEDVFTATNQGDEWANEVIRYISKHLGIAIANMSNVLNPSRIVIGGGVSRAGDQLMTPLKEVFSRFALPRVSQGAEFAVASLGNDAGVIGAARLIEIQSFER from the coding sequence ATGAAAGAGCGGTTGTCTATAGGTGTAGATATAGGTGGTACTTCGATAAAATTAGCCGTTGTTGATTCTAGAGGTAATATCGTTCATAAATGGAACATACGAACGGATACGAGCGAGAAGGGTAGAAACATCTCTTCGGACATAAATGCGACAATAACTGAAACCATAAACCAATTGAATATGAGTCCTTCAGATATTGAAGGGATTGGAATTGGGGTTCCAGGGTTTATTAATATCGAAAGCGGATTTATATACGGGGCAATTAATATCGGGTGGGAAAACTATCCTTTAAAAGATGATTTGGAAGCAAGATCAGGATACCCGGTCATGATCGATAATGATGCAAACTTAGCGGCACTAGGGGAAATGTGGAAAGGTGCTGGTAATCAAGTTTCCAATTTAATCTGCATCACATTAGGCACTGGAATAGGTGGCGGAATCATATTAAATGGACAAATATTGCATGGTGTGAACGGGATGGCAGGAGAAATTGGTCACATCACTTCTATTATGGAAAATGGTGCACCTTGTAATTGTGGGAAGACAGGTTGTTTAGAAACGATCGCTTCAGCAACCGGAATTTCTAGGATAGCGGCAGAAGGAATCGATTGTAACCCAGATAGCGCGTTATCAAAAGTTCTGAAAGAAAACGGGCAAATTACCTCAGAGGATGTTTTTACTGCAACCAATCAAGGTGACGAGTGGGCAAACGAGGTCATTCGATATATTTCTAAGCATTTAGGGATAGCGATTGCGAATATGTCGAATGTGCTGAATCCGTCGAGAATCGTCATTGGTGGTGGCGTTTCAAGAGCAGGTGATCAACTGATGACCCCTCTTAAGGAAGTCTTTTCAAGGTTTGCATTACCTAGAGTTTCTCAAGGTGCCGAATTCGCTGTAGCTAGTTTAGGAAATGATGCAGGCGTGATTGGAGCTGCACGACTCATCGAGATTCAGTCTTTTGAAAGGTAA
- a CDS encoding YqgQ family protein: MKTLFDIQNLLKRFGTFIYTGDRSADLDLMRGELQELYEGGLIQSDEYRQAILIIRREQSKYKNIH; this comes from the coding sequence ATGAAAACTTTATTCGACATACAAAATCTTTTAAAACGTTTTGGTACATTTATTTATACTGGTGATCGTAGTGCCGATTTAGATTTGATGCGCGGGGAACTGCAGGAGCTTTATGAGGGTGGCTTGATACAAAGCGACGAATATCGTCAAGCTATCTTAATTATTAGAAGAGAGCAATCAAAATATAAGAATATACATTAA
- a CDS encoding sodium:solute symporter family protein yields MEITHNPNLLWYVIAYGILMVGLGVYFSKKVSNSEDFILAGKGLGAVVLTGTLLATWTGSGSISGGETSMAYSYGIIPSLLMAIPTLIGILVLYVIAPRIRAFGKYTVSSILEEKYGPFARMLAGIIIILAYVGIVSYQMKGFGFILNLTTGISVEVGTIIGAALIIFLATIGGLRSVAPTDAISAFLMVAGLGITLPTIFVIAGGWDSIVANVPAEHLTFSGSLTNIQLLGYLLPSLFLLLADQNMYQRLASSKGNNSSKKAQIGWLVAMLLISPTIGFIAFASRSLFPNIDPGMALMATTVAMPTFVGGILLAASTAFIVTTGNSYLLSAATNVTYDIVGKYMKNEATDQQLLKMTKWFIVILGVLAYVIISFFPTVLSVQMYAYTVYGAGITPAVLAVFFWKRVNIYGGVSSMVAGVVTTLVWEIPLAKPFELNSVLFAVPVAVIVLIVVTLVTSNKTAQR; encoded by the coding sequence ATGGAAATTACACATAATCCAAATTTACTATGGTATGTCATTGCATATGGGATTCTCATGGTAGGTTTAGGCGTTTATTTCTCAAAGAAAGTTTCAAATAGTGAAGACTTCATCCTGGCAGGTAAGGGTCTGGGTGCAGTAGTACTTACCGGAACATTGCTAGCGACATGGACAGGAAGCGGAAGTATCTCTGGTGGAGAAACTTCAATGGCTTATAGTTATGGAATTATTCCATCGCTACTAATGGCGATACCGACTTTGATTGGAATACTTGTTCTTTATGTTATTGCTCCTAGAATTAGAGCATTCGGTAAATATACAGTTTCTTCGATTCTAGAAGAAAAATACGGTCCGTTCGCGAGGATGCTGGCTGGAATTATTATTATCCTTGCATACGTTGGTATCGTATCCTATCAAATGAAAGGTTTCGGATTCATTCTTAACCTTACGACAGGCATCTCTGTAGAAGTAGGAACGATTATCGGCGCAGCACTCATTATATTCTTAGCTACAATAGGTGGGCTCCGTTCTGTGGCACCTACGGATGCAATCAGTGCATTCTTGATGGTCGCAGGTCTTGGTATCACTTTACCTACGATCTTTGTTATCGCAGGAGGCTGGGACAGTATCGTGGCGAATGTACCGGCAGAACACCTGACTTTCAGTGGTTCTTTGACGAATATTCAACTATTAGGCTATTTGTTGCCATCACTGTTCTTATTATTGGCAGATCAAAACATGTATCAACGTCTAGCATCATCAAAAGGGAACAACTCATCCAAAAAAGCTCAAATCGGTTGGCTTGTCGCTATGCTATTAATTTCTCCTACAATTGGATTTATTGCCTTTGCTTCAAGATCGTTGTTCCCGAATATCGATCCAGGAATGGCATTAATGGCTACTACAGTAGCGATGCCTACTTTTGTAGGCGGTATTCTTCTAGCAGCGTCCACCGCTTTTATCGTGACGACAGGAAATTCATATCTGTTGTCAGCGGCTACGAACGTAACGTATGATATTGTTGGGAAGTATATGAAAAATGAAGCTACAGATCAACAATTACTGAAAATGACGAAATGGTTTATCGTCATCCTTGGGGTGCTTGCATATGTCATCATTAGCTTCTTCCCGACGGTTCTGTCTGTACAAATGTATGCGTACACCGTATATGGTGCAGGTATCACGCCAGCTGTACTAGCTGTCTTCTTCTGGAAACGCGTGAATATCTATGGTGGTGTATCATCAATGGTAGCGGGTGTCGTAACGACCTTAGTATGGGAAATCCCTCTAGCGAAACCATTTGAATTGAACAGTGTTCTTTTCGCAGTACCAGTCGCGGTTATCGTACTCATAGTTGTTACTTTAGTAACTTCAAACAAGACAGCTCAGCGATAA
- a CDS encoding M14 family metallopeptidase, which produces MRVRIRSGDSLWYFAKVFNIPLRLVIDSNRSVDPSQLQVGQQVNIPGYVIGKYTIQKGDTFYKIAQRRKLPLEALTILNQNVSPSNLQIGQVIELPVRVLREVVTPKENYDYALMMHQLKRLNEIYPFIKMKTIGRSVLGQSIPEIQIGNGRKKVHFNGAFHAQEWITTSVLMNFINDYLLSLTNQWTIRGLNMSPFYDGVTLSIVPMVNPDGVDLVLNGPPDHEYYDEYVLDLNNGSKDFSSWKANIRGVDLNNQYPAKWEIEKERKPKEPAPRDYPGTKPLSEPEAIAMADLTRKENFDRVIAFHTQGEEIYWGYEGLEPSYAETIVQEYERVSGYKPIQYIDSYAGYKDWFIQEWKRPGYTVELGEGVNPLPIEQYDEIYEESLGIMLASLYM; this is translated from the coding sequence ATGAGGGTAAGGATACGATCAGGAGATAGCCTTTGGTATTTTGCAAAAGTGTTTAATATACCATTGAGATTGGTGATCGACTCGAACCGGTCGGTAGACCCATCACAATTACAAGTCGGACAGCAAGTCAATATTCCTGGATATGTAATAGGGAAATATACAATCCAAAAAGGGGATACATTTTATAAAATTGCACAACGTAGAAAACTACCTCTAGAAGCTTTAACTATACTTAACCAAAATGTATCACCAAGTAATTTGCAAATTGGTCAGGTGATTGAATTACCTGTAAGAGTATTAAGAGAAGTTGTAACGCCAAAGGAGAATTATGATTATGCGTTGATGATGCACCAATTGAAAAGGTTGAACGAAATCTACCCCTTTATTAAAATGAAAACAATAGGTCGGTCCGTATTAGGTCAATCCATTCCAGAAATTCAAATAGGTAATGGACGTAAAAAAGTACATTTTAATGGAGCGTTCCATGCGCAAGAATGGATCACGACCTCTGTGTTGATGAATTTCATAAATGACTATTTGTTATCTTTAACGAATCAATGGACCATACGTGGATTGAACATGTCACCTTTCTACGATGGCGTAACATTATCCATTGTACCTATGGTAAATCCTGATGGTGTGGATCTAGTGTTAAACGGCCCGCCAGATCATGAATATTATGATGAATATGTGCTTGATTTGAATAATGGTAGCAAGGATTTCTCCAGTTGGAAAGCTAACATACGAGGGGTTGATTTAAACAATCAGTACCCTGCGAAGTGGGAGATAGAAAAGGAGAGAAAACCAAAAGAACCTGCTCCACGGGATTATCCAGGTACAAAACCATTAAGTGAACCAGAAGCGATTGCAATGGCTGACTTAACGAGAAAAGAAAATTTTGATCGAGTGATTGCCTTTCATACCCAAGGGGAAGAAATTTATTGGGGATATGAAGGACTTGAGCCATCATATGCTGAAACGATCGTACAAGAATATGAAAGAGTGAGCGGTTATAAACCCATACAATACATTGATAGTTATGCGGGATACAAAGACTGGTTTATCCAGGAATGGAAAAGGCCAGGGTACACCGTAGAACTAGGTGAAGGCGTCAATCCATTACCGATTGAACAATATGATGAGATTTATGAAGAAAGCTTGGGTATCATGCTGGCCAGTTTGTATATGTAA
- a CDS encoding spore germination protein: MSNDNNVPKIKDYDATVSYCKEQLGIGISFDQIHLDMEYAGRKMSFFMIDGFVKDDIMHYLMKFLSELEPSQLEPDPLIKLMKTYLPYVEIDQEPDLDKAIDFSLGGPTLLIVEGIDTVIVIDARTYPVRGPSEPDLERVVRGSRDGFVETIIFNIALTRRRVRDRSLRMEYLKVGRRSQTDVCVSYIEDIADPKIVNKIKDSISKIDTDGLPMAEKTIEEFVCGQHWNPYPLVRYTERPDTAAVHLYEGHVLIFVDGSPSVLITPATFWHHLQHMEEYRQKPVVGAYLRLVRFLAVFLSIFSLPLWYLFATNPSLMPDPLAFIGPNEVGDVPLIFQFIIIEIGLDILRMATVHIPSSLATALGLVAAILIGQVAVEVGLFINEVILYIAIAALGSFATPTYELSLANRLVRLVLLIVTALLGVLGYVLGATLWLIMLVRLKSFHIPYLWPFIPFSYKGFRDVLIRTPIPLKNRRPTVLHPKDPDR, translated from the coding sequence ATGTCAAACGATAACAATGTACCTAAAATAAAAGATTATGATGCAACCGTTTCCTATTGTAAAGAACAATTAGGGATTGGCATTAGTTTCGATCAAATTCATCTTGATATGGAATACGCCGGTAGAAAGATGAGTTTCTTTATGATTGATGGATTTGTGAAAGATGATATAATGCACTACTTAATGAAGTTTTTATCTGAATTGGAACCTAGTCAATTAGAGCCGGACCCTTTAATTAAATTAATGAAAACTTACCTTCCATATGTTGAAATTGATCAGGAACCAGATCTCGATAAAGCCATTGATTTTTCATTGGGTGGACCAACCTTACTAATAGTAGAAGGTATTGATACAGTCATTGTTATAGATGCTCGTACTTACCCAGTCCGAGGACCCTCAGAGCCGGACCTTGAAAGAGTTGTACGTGGCTCAAGGGACGGATTTGTAGAGACGATAATATTTAACATAGCCTTAACGCGAAGAAGAGTACGAGACCGTTCACTTAGAATGGAATATTTGAAAGTAGGAAGACGATCTCAAACTGACGTTTGTGTATCCTACATTGAAGATATTGCTGATCCCAAGATCGTTAATAAAATTAAAGACTCAATTTCAAAAATTGATACTGATGGGCTCCCAATGGCTGAGAAAACAATTGAAGAGTTTGTTTGTGGACAACATTGGAACCCGTATCCTTTAGTTCGTTATACAGAGAGACCAGATACAGCAGCTGTCCATTTATATGAAGGACATGTGCTGATATTTGTCGACGGTTCACCAAGTGTACTGATTACACCGGCTACATTTTGGCATCACCTTCAACATATGGAGGAATATCGTCAAAAGCCGGTAGTTGGAGCGTATTTGAGACTCGTTCGATTTCTTGCTGTTTTCTTATCAATCTTTTCACTACCTCTATGGTACTTATTTGCGACAAATCCGTCCCTTATGCCTGATCCGTTAGCTTTTATTGGACCTAATGAGGTTGGGGATGTGCCGTTAATCTTCCAGTTTATTATAATTGAAATAGGTCTAGACATTTTAAGGATGGCGACAGTTCATATACCATCCTCGCTTGCAACGGCTTTAGGGTTAGTAGCAGCGATATTAATCGGTCAAGTTGCAGTTGAGGTCGGCCTGTTTATAAATGAGGTTATCCTATATATCGCCATTGCTGCTCTTGGGTCATTTGCAACACCAACCTATGAATTAAGTTTAGCCAATCGACTTGTTAGGTTAGTGCTCTTAATCGTAACCGCTCTCCTTGGGGTATTAGGGTATGTGTTAGGAGCTACGTTATGGTTGATAATGCTTGTAAGGTTGAAATCATTTCACATTCCTTACTTATGGCCCTTCATTCCATTCTCATACAAAGGATTCAGAGATGTTTTGATCCGTACACCAATACCACTGAAAAATCGACGACCCACTGTACTACATCCTAAAGATCCAGATAGATAG